The following is a genomic window from Cryomorphaceae bacterium 1068.
TTTATCACCATTTTGGGGATATAGATGTCTTTACCGAAGAATTACTCAACTTCCATTGGCAGATAGCCAAAGAGTTCAATAGGATGGGTAAAGAGAATTGTATAAACCTATTTCCAGATTTATACGATCTACTAGGGCAAAATCCTATACCCTTGCAATTTAGTCTACAGTTATTTCATCATCGTAGCCAACCTACATTTAATTACCTATTTGTTAGAACATACCAGGCAACAGCAAAAAGCTTTGCCTTAAAACTCTTCAGTAAGCATTTTGATTTAGCCCAACCGTCAGATGAGGTATATCTATTGTGGTTAACCTTCGGTGAAGCTTGGTATTCAAGGCTAACCCCAGATGATCTGACTTCCGAGACTCTTCAGCATCATGCACAAGAAATTCTCAGGTGCTTCTTCTTCTTTAAGGATTCCACTCTTTACCCTAGGTTTCAAAGCACACTTTAGATTGCTGATTAATATCGAGAATCACTAGACAAGCCTGTCTAGACAGGGGCCTCTGATATATCTAATTTTAAGAATTATTACATCTCAGCTTGGCAGAGGGGTAATGCATTCTTTGAATCCATCACTTGCTGCTTCACATCCTTCTCACTAACTATCCTAGGGTAAAGGAGCTGGGAATCACTTTTGTTGAGATGGATGTAATTACATCCATGGATTTTGCCTTAAATATTAATTAACACTATCATGAATAAGGTAACGCGGTTCTTTTTGACATTGACATTTATATCTGTTGCAAGTATTGGAACAGTACATGCCCAATCAAATTGGGAAGGAGGTATTCGATTTGGCGATCGTTGGTCAGCAGATTTTACAGTTCCTATGCAGTCTGTAAGATTTCACCCCTCTGTATATTTTGATCGATTTGGAATTGGAGGATACTTTGACTGGATGTATGCCTTATCGGATGGCCCTTCGGGATTAAAGTTTTACCCTGGTTTAGGACCGGAAGTGTTTTTTGGCAAAAAGGTAGATGTTGCCATTGCTGGAAATTTTGGTGCAGAATATTCCTTTGATTTTCCATTGACCATTGGATTCGACTGGAGGCCCGGGTTTACTTTGACCAACGATTTTAAATGGAAGTCAAGCAACTGGGGTATCATGGCTAGGTATCGGTTTGGCGCCGGGTCAAAATTAGTTAGAACTAACTAGACCACTCATACAAGAATCATTCAACAGTAGAATCTAATAATGAAACAGCTTAGTATTTTTCTTTCAATTGGTTTCCTCATTCTATTTGCTGCTCCAACATGCGCGCAAGATGAAGGAACCAAAACTCAAGTAGGTGGCATCCGTGTAGGATGGAATTACTCTCAGTATTTTAATGATGGTAATCCTGTGGTAGGTACCTCAGATTATTCTTCATTCTATGCCGGATTCTATCGTGATAACCGGATTGCACAAATACTTCGATTGGGTACTGGTGTTGAGTATTATCAGAACGCAGCTTTTACCAATGACAAC
Proteins encoded in this region:
- a CDS encoding TetR/AcrR family transcriptional regulator, producing the protein MSEFENTRQLWIEKGYEQFALFGPEYLSINKLSKAIGFSRASFYHHFGDIDVFTEELLNFHWQIAKEFNRMGKENCINLFPDLYDLLGQNPIPLQFSLQLFHHRSQPTFNYLFVRTYQATAKSFALKLFSKHFDLAQPSDEVYLLWLTFGEAWYSRLTPDDLTSETLQHHAQEILRCFFFFKDSTLYPRFQSTL